The stretch of DNA GCGGATGTTGTTGAGTTGGATGTACTATTTACGGAGCTTGATGAACCTAGGAGAGCCATTATTGGAATACCATCAGTAGCCTCGGAGATTGCGGAGGCGATTGCACCATTTTGATATGTACCGTTACGAGATAATTCAGAATTAGTCGAGGTACTTAACTTACCATCCCAACAGTAATCAGTGAAGCATTTGGTACACTCGGAGGGTAAGGTGGCATTTAAACTTTCTTGTTTACGCCTAATAATAGCACAACCGATACAACCTAAAAATCCAGAGTCATCAGTAAGGTTACCCATTGTAGCAGCTTCGAAACCATTTCTGATCATTCCAAGTCGTTCGGTGATATTGTAGTTCATCTTCAAAGTACTCTGATTACCATTGAATGAATGTTTTGTGTGTGGAATATATACAACTAAAGGTGGAATATATTCCAAATCTGTTAAGTTCGTTGCGTCACaaccaaaaaaagttgGCTTGTTGGTTAAGCCCAAGTTAAGAAAGGTATTCACATCTGGAACATATGGAAAAGCCATCCCTTTACCTTGCTTAGAAAATTGACGCTCATAAGTATTAGTCATGCAGACACCACTTGGCCATGATTCGTCAGTATTGTCGGATATATCCAAAGCAAACACCACATCTAAGTCACGTTCCTTCTTGATCAACGGGACTAGCGGCAAATTTTGACCATCTTCACCACCATCCACTAAGAACAAATCATCGGCGTCAACAATACTGGAGGTATAATTACGGTCAACAAACTCTGTATCTTTGAAGGGATTTGGAGCGTAAATGgcaatatcatcatcatcttggGATAGATTATTGACGTGTTGGTTGGCAAAATTGTTAATAATTTTGTAATAGGTTGAAGTAGTGGCTTCTAAGGAAAATTCGTTAAATAAACTTGCGGAGGTAGCAATAACAAATCCAGCATTATCGTAACCAGAGACGCACTGGTCCTTGTTGACTGGTTTACCGTTTGTGACTTTGGTACCTAAATACTTCACGTCCGTAAAAGCATTCAACGAAGGATCCCAAGAACCCATTTCGAATGGGGTGAACTCGAAAAGGGTGGCATTCAAGTTGATCACGGTGGTGCCTGGGTATCTACCATCTGCAACAGTGATTGGTAAGGGCATTTCACCGTTTTTGAATACATCAACATCTCTCAAAGAAGACCAGGTTAAAGCAGAACCAGCATTTGGCATGCTTGGGAAAAAGTTGTAAGAAAGTGCGCGGCCCCATAAATCTGACAGGGATATATTGAAACCTGCGTTGGATTTGGCCTGCACTTCTTGAACAATAGACTCCCATCTTTCAATAGTATAAGTCATGTTAGAACCACCTGGGTTTACAATCGATTTTGTGATGTTCCAGATGGAATCGCTTTCGCTCATATGATCTACAATTTCTTGTACAGATGTCCAATTGTTCCATGCCAAAGTGCCTGTCAACCAGTTTCCACCTGATAAGCCAGATAGATACGTGGAACTTTGTAGCAACCCACCAAGACCATGGTCGTTAGCACCATCAGTACGATTGTCCATAGCAGCAATCATACCCGCACCACCTAACATAGCACGGTAACCACCACCAGAGCATGCAATGCCAATTTTTGGTACATTGGAAGAGTTACTACCGAAAAGAGTGGATAGTAAAGAAGTATCACTAAAGTTAGAAGTAGCCCTGCTTAAGAATGAATGTAAAGCTTCCGTGGTGTGAGTATCTCTCTTACTTAACCAATCTGTTTCAGCGGTAGATAGACCAGATGCGTTCCTAACTAAAGAGGTACCATCGTCAGGACAAGAGATCTTTGATGGAGCGTAACCATCACCAGTAGCCGACGATGAATCTGTAGCGAGTGAAAGTCCAGAAATCAGCGAACTAACTAGAAATATATCCTGTAGTTTCATCAGCGTAAGAATTATTACTTTATTAGTGCGCGTAAAATCTTAATCTGTTTCTAACACTTGGTATGGCTTGAAAGGATTTGCATAACAAGACTAATAAGATGTGGGACATTTCTGATGCCTTATAAAACTAACTCAATGTGGCCATATATAAGCTATACTCTAACTCGCTTGAGATATCAAAAACGAAAACCTGAGcttatattttttaccttttttgaatttttttcgcttccttttgtttttttttcactttcttctgTTGGTAAACAATGCCAAGATGGAGAACATGCGAGAGAAAGGTCCGCAGGGTagaaattgttgaaaaaggCAACAAACGCGTCCCTTTGTAGGCTCTTTTCTATGTATACGAGCCGAAGAAAACCTTATTTCCCAGTTCAACCAGGCCGGCTGTATTTGGTACCACGGTAACTTAGTTGAAGGCACTGCCGTCAATAAATATGTCCTTAAGGTACTCGTGGAAATCATCTATTGTATACGCCCTTTGTCGTACAACTAGACTGGGGCATCTCCAATCCACCTTCAAgcaaaaaatcaaaattgaGAGAAGTAAACGGTTCCTTTTTAATGAGAGGTGCAGAGGTGTGGTTTCGCATGCAGAGGTATCAATCGCACCTGCAAAGCCTTATCTCAAACATTGGATTTGGTATGTATGCATATACGTTCAAAGAAAGTACTGCTGTGAATGTACgtacatatacatacatatgtAGAAAAGGTACTGATATGTAGGTATTTATATTCGCAATGTTCTGAGGGTTTGCAAAAAATAGTACAAGAGAGGCGATATGCGCTTCGGATCTTGTGTACTGCTTATTTGCTATCCATTTAGAAATAGTTAGTGACAAGACGAGGACTTATATTAGACCAAAGACGGCACTTATAACACTCAACACCCCCATAAAAGTATTCGTGTTTAGGTCAGAATAGTTAATTATAGCATTGGCCGCATTTTTCTTGTGAGTGGAAGACCCAGAGGTGGAGGCGGAGGCGGAGGTAGCAACAACGGAGCCAGATATGGAAGTAGAAGAATAATCATCATTACCTATGCCTGAAACAGACTTGTTGTCAATTGTACCATTCCAACAATAGTTGGTAAAACACTGGCTACATTCAGAAGGTAATGTGGCATTTAGGCTTTGTTGCTTACGTCTAATGATGGCACAACCGATACAGCCTAAGAAATCAGAATCATCAGTAAAATTTCCCATTGTGGCAGCTTCAAACCCGTTTTTTATCATACCAAGGCGTTCTGAATCAGAGTATGACATCTTAAAAGTACTTTGGTTACCATTGAACGAATGCCTTGAATTTGgaatgtaaacaatcaatGGTGGAATATACTCCAAGTCTGTCAAATTCGTTGCGTCACAACCAAAAAATGTTGGCTTTTTGTTCATTCCCAAGTTGACGAATGTGTTTACATCTGGAACATATGGGAAGGACAAATTGAGACCTTGACTACCAAATTGACGCTGGTAGGTATTAACTAATGAGGCACCATCTGGCCAATAGTCGTTAGTATCAGCAGAATTGTCTAACGCAAAAATAATGTCTACTTCACGTTCTTTTTGTAACAATGGGACTAATGGAATGTTTTGATTATCTTCACCACCATCAACCAAGAATAGATAATCAGATTCAATAATACTGGAAGTCGCGTTTTTTTGAAGGTAATCAGCTTCTTTGAATGGATTTGGGGCGTAAATCGCAATATCATTACTATTGTCGGATATATCTTTTAAGAAATCAGCGGCTAAATTAGCGATGAATGATGGTAAACCGGTGGAGTTCAATTGTAATAAGAATTGATTAAACAAAGTAGATGAAGTGGCAGTTATGAAACCGGTGTTGTCAAAACCAGCAATACATTTGCCCTTATTAACTGGTTTACCCTTTGTAACATTGGTACCTAGATACTTTATATCGGTAAATGCGTTTAATGTAGGATCCCAAGAGCCCATCTCAAATGGATTGAACTCGAAAAGAGTGGCATTTAGGTTGATCACGGTAGTACCCGGGTACCTACCATCCGCGACAGAAATAGGGAATGGCATTTCTGCATTCTTGAAAACGTCTGCCTCCCTTAAAGTTGACCATGTGTATCCTACACCACCATGGTACAAGTCCGGCCAAAAATTATAGGAAAGAGCGCGGCCCCAAACATCTGccaaagaaatattgaaacCGGCATCTTGCTTAGCCTGCACATCGTCTGATATATCGTCCCATCTGCTCCCAGTCTTAAAGATGTTGATTCCGCCCGGAGTAAGAATCGAATGGGAAATGTCCCAGATTGAATTGGATTCTGTCATATTATCCACTATATCTTGCACAGAAGTCCAGTTGTTCCACGCCAAAGAACTCGTCAACCAGTTACCCCCTGACAGACCCGCCAGGTAAGTTGCGCCTTGCAGCAACCCACCAAGACCATGGTCGTTAGCACCATCCGTTCGATTGTCCATAGCAGCAATCATACCGGCACCGGACAACATGGCACGGTAACCACCACCGGAACAGGCTACAGCAACCTTAGGCATGTTGGAAGAGTTACTACCAAAAAGAGTAGAGAGCAACGAATTGTCGCTGAAGTTCGAAGTGGCCctgttcaagaaagaatgcAAAGCTTCCTTAGTGTATGCATCCCTCTTCTTCAGCCATTCAGTTTCGTTCTTTGATAGACTGGAGGCTTCTCTAACCAACTCGATATCATCATCGCAAGTTACGTTGGCAGGGACGTAACTATTACTGGGTGACCAAGCATCAACATTCTCTGTTAGCGCTGTCAACACCGTAGCAGAGACTAACAGACTCTGCAACTTCAttgtttaatttgttttcctttacCTTTGCTTCGCTTTTAACGATGGCCTCGTTTATTATTTGTTGTAAggagagaaaagaaagaaaaaaggtatgaaatagaaaataatgGATAGCTAAATAGTTTTAAACTTTCAGATGTGAAGCCGTATAGCAAAGAGACGGTCTTGTTATTTTACAGCGTTAGTGTCTTTATATATTGAACGCAAGGGTTTCTTAAGCAGCGAGAATGAAATATAGAAATTAAGTCATCTCGCaagtagtagtagtagcAGTAGTAGGAGGTGTCTTCGTAAGCTTTACCTAACTAAGAAAATGTGCGCGAATAAGACGGACAAGTTGCTGTTGACCGGATAAAGTTATTTCCCGTTGTAGATAAGTGTGAACCGCATACCCGCGGGGGGAGGGCTAAGTTAAGGACGGACATTTTGGGTCTTTCCGTTGGAAGTCCGAGCAAAGAACCCATACACCACTTCAGTGAGCCTCTCTTTTAGCAGAATACGCAAGCcctttcaaagaaatagcACGTCAGGGCCCACTGCGCCGCTATTACGCAGGGCAGTTTCGGGACGATAGGGGCTGAAAACATGCGACTCCAATCAAAGTAGGTAGTCGGTGAGAACACTTTTGACAGTTGTTTGTAAGTGGCTTCCACTGTCGTGTGCCCATATTTCAGCATTGTATTGAACATTTGAAAGAGGTGGGCAGCCACCAGGTGCTACAAGAGTTCGTCAGGGTTTAAGGAAAGAGGGGTAACTATGTTGGTCTCCATATTGGAGCTTTATGGGAGCAAATTGGATTGCTTCACCACGTTAATGTGTTAGCAGGCGCAGCAATGACGACTccaaatgagaaaaaaatggtattcGGAGTACTGGTACTGCCTTGTGCTTTGCCGGTACGGTAAACAATAGGCCGAAGCGAGTTTGATTGCCTGCAAAAAACTTCGCTCAGGTGGAAAGCTATGTTTCCTTTAGGGGCAAGAACATTGTGACTTCTGTATAGGACGAAGACGGATCATGTGCCTTTCTTTTAATCTCAACGATGTAAGGCACTGCTTCATTGGAAGAAGATTGCGGGAACTCattttattcttgaatTAGTTTTGTATTTAATTCAAACGTAGGTTTGAcacattttgtttttcctcttttttccattacAAATCATGCAGAAGGCGGAGAAATTGCGGTTTGGCTGATGATTCAAACGTGCACAAGTCatatagtttttttgtacttttcTATGTTTGTGAAGCATGAAATTACAAGTTAGCTTGGGGGTAAGATGAAAGGCAGCTTTTGTAAGCCTTCATGGGGTCGATGACTAAAAAGTGCTTTTATAGGAGCCGCTCGATAGGCCGACGCCACAGTTGGTCGATAACACCGAAATACGCATATTGAAAAACGTCGagatataaaaagaatgaatGAGTGTGGCAGCCGCAGGTCAACAAAAATCAGAAAACACTAAGCTAGAAAGACTGAAAATGGTGCAAGTATACATCCATGATAACAAGGACGACTCCGATTATCGCGCACCCCACGATTC from Saccharomyces mikatae IFO 1815 strain IFO1815 genome assembly, chromosome: 13 encodes:
- the PLB2 gene encoding lysophospholipase (similar to Saccharomyces cerevisiae PLB2 (YMR006C); ancestral locus Anc_6.41) produces the protein MKLQDIFLVSSLISGLSLATDSSSATGDGYAPSKISCPDDGTSLVRNASGLSTAETDWLSKRDTHTTEALHSFLSRATSNFSDTSLLSTLFGSNSSNVPKIGIACSGGGYRAMLGGAGMIAAMDNRTDGANDHGLGGLLQSSTYLSGLSGGNWLTGTLAWNNWTSVQEIVDHMSESDSIWNITKSIVNPGGSNMTYTIERWESIVQEVQAKSNAGFNISLSDLWGRALSYNFFPSMPNAGSALTWSSLRDVDVFKNGEMPLPITVADGRYPGTTVINLNATLFEFTPFEMGSWDPSLNAFTDVKYLGTKVTNGKPVNKDQCVSGYDNAGFVIATSASLFNEFSLEATTSTYYKIINNFANQHVNNLSQDDDDIAIYAPNPFKDTEFVDRNYTSSIVDADDLFLVDGGEDGQNLPLVPLIKKERDLDVVFALDISDNTDESWPSGVCMTNTYERQFSKQGKGMAFPYVPDVNTFLNLGLTNKPTFFGCDATNLTDLEYIPPLVVYIPHTKHSFNGNQSTLKMNYNITERLGMIRNGFEAATMGNLTDDSGFLGCIGCAIIRRKQESLNATLPSECTKCFTDYCWDGKLSTSTNSELSRNGTYQNGAIASAISEATDGIPIMALLGSSSSVNSTSNSTTSASSNGTSNLTSSSNTTSNSNSNSPSSVSVSATSSSSSTGSKANAAAISYANINTFMSLLGAITAVFGLI
- the PLB1 gene encoding lysophospholipase (similar to Saccharomyces cerevisiae PLB1 (YMR008C) and PLB3 (YOL011W); ancestral locus Anc_6.42) yields the protein MKLQSLLVSATVLTALTENVDAWSPSNSYVPANVTCDDDIELVREASSLSKNETEWLKKRDAYTKEALHSFLNRATSNFSDNSLLSTLFGSNSSNMPKVAVACSGGGYRAMLSGAGMIAAMDNRTDGANDHGLGGLLQGATYLAGLSGGNWLTSSLAWNNWTSVQDIVDNMTESNSIWDISHSILTPGGINIFKTGSRWDDISDDVQAKQDAGFNISLADVWGRALSYNFWPDLYHGGVGYTWSTLREADVFKNAEMPFPISVADGRYPGTTVINLNATLFEFNPFEMGSWDPTLNAFTDIKYLGTNVTKGKPVNKGKCIAGFDNTGFITATSSTLFNQFLLQLNSTGLPSFIANLAADFLKDISDNSNDIAIYAPNPFKEADYLQKNATSSIIESDYLFLVDGGEDNQNIPLVPLLQKEREVDIIFALDNSADTNDYWPDGASLVNTYQRQFGSQGLNLSFPYVPDVNTFVNLGMNKKPTFFGCDATNLTDLEYIPPLIVYIPNSRHSFNGNQSTFKMSYSDSERLGMIKNGFEAATMGNFTDDSDFLGCIGCAIIRRKQQSLNATLPSECSQCFTNYCWNGTIDNKSVSGIGNDDYSSTSISGSVVATSASASTSGSSTHKKNAANAIINYSDLNTNTFMGVLSVISAVFGLI